The genomic stretch CCAAAGATGAACACCTGCTTGACAGTTACACAGGCAAGGTAAGCCGCTTCTACGAAGCCTCACTGACCCCTCTGGATTACAGGAAGAAAACAGAAGAGGCAAGGGAGACTATAAACAGATGGGTGGATAAGGAGACAGAGGGGAAAATAACAAACCTCGTCGGAGAGGGTATCCTGAAAAAAGACACCTCTCTGGTACTGACTAACACGATCTATTTTAAATCTGAATGGATGAACAAGTTTGATATACAGAATTCCCGGGCAATGCCTTTTCACATAAGCCCATCTGAATCTGTTCCCACTGTTATGATGGCCAAGACTGACAAAGGGATCAGATACTCTAAAGAGAGCGACCTGGAAATAGCTGAGATACCATACAGCAACAACAGGTTTTCAATGCTGATACTTCTGCCACTCAAAGGGGTAAAACTGGAGAATATAGAAAAAAAACTTGACCATCTGAAATTCACAGAATGGACTGCTCTTATGTCTCCCAAAAAAGTCAGGCTGACTATCCCCAAATTTAAGACAGAACAGAGTTTCGAGCTTGACGATGCACTGAAAGAAATGGGGATGGCAAGCGCGTTTAAAGCTACAGAAGCAGATTTTTCAGGAATGAACGGAAAGAAAAATCTCTATATCGGGGCAGCGATCCACAGGACATTCCTTGACGTCGGAGAAGACGGCACAGAGGCCGCAGCAGCAACAGCTGTAATAATGACCAAGACATCTGTGATGCATGATCCTGAGGAAACAATCGAATTCAAGGCAGACAGACCATTTATTTATATGATCAGAGACAACCAGACCGGAACCATTTTATTCATAGGCCGCTATACAAAGCCATAAATTTTTTATGATCCGTTGCTGCCTTGGCGACGTTTCTACAAAGATCCCGGCAGCAACGGTTTTTACAATATCCCTGTCTAAACTGCAAGAAGCATGATCGCTTCAGCGTATATGTGAGTTATCTTTCGAAGATTTTCAAGGGTTACGTGTTCGTCAGGCTGGTGGATAACATCAGGTTCACCGGGAAATACGGGACCAAAAGATACTGAGTTCGGAAGATACCTGCAGTACGTCCCCCCGCCGATACTTAATGGTTCTGCTGTTGATCCGGTGACTTTCTTATAAGCCTCGAGAAGTTTTTTTATCAGTGGGCTTGAAGGATCGACAAATAGCGGCTTCTTGTCCCTGTCGACAAAAAACTTCGCGCCAAGCTTCTCCGCTGATTTTTTAAAATCTTCTGCAAGCTCTGCCCCTGACAGCGTCACAGGGTAACGGAGGTCAAAACTTAGTCTGCACACCCCGTTATCCAGCTTTATCATGGCAGTGTTGAAGGTAAGTGATCCTGAGACCTCGTCCTTTCTTGCAAGTCCGAGTCCTGCGCCGTCAGTGTCCTTAAAGCTTTCAGCTGCCTGACGCACGAAATCTGATAATTCACGAGGCTCCCAGTCAAAGGATGAAAGTGCTTTAAGAAGCAATTCAACTGCATTTGTTCCCAGCTCCGGCGACATTGCATGAGCCGATACTCCTTTTGCCCTTATTATGGTTTTTCCATCTGTGCCTCCGATAATGACGCCCTCCGCAGACCTCAGTTTCCTTATGATATTTTCTTCAAAGAGGCCGTCAAAAACCGCCTCGGCAGAGTCCGGTACAACATTATATCTTTCTCCTCCTTTGATGGAAAGAATGCGCGGGGCAGAGCCTTTTCCCGTATTTGAGAACTTTTTTTCCATCCAGCAGTGAAATATTCCCTTTTCAGCGTTGATCAACGGGAAGTTGGCATCAGGAGAAAAGCTTGAACCGGGAATTTCTTCCGTTTCGAGGTATCTGGCAATACATCTTCCGCCGCTTTCCTCGTCCAGTCCTACTATCAGCCTGATCCGGCACTCAAGTTTGAAACCGGAGTCACGCAGTGCCTTCATTGCATAAAGCACCGAAAATGCCGGTCCCTTGTCATCAAGAGACCCTCTGCCGTAGAGCCTTCCTTCAACCACTTTGCCGCTGTAGGGGGGAACGCTCCATGCCGCGGTCTCTCCCTCCGGGACTACATCAAGGTGGGCAAGTATCCCCACTAGTTTTTCTCCGCTGCCCATTTCAGCGTACCCGGCATAATTTGAAATATTGGCGGTCATGAAACCAAGTTTTTCAGCGCACTTTAGGAAGCCTTCAAGGGCTTCTGATATTTCCGGGCCAAACGGGTGCTCCACGGAGACGAGCGATTCGTCATAAACACTTCGGATCATAAGGGATGACTGCAAGTCCTTCAGCAAGTCTTCAAAATCGTCATCAATGATCTTATGCATCAAATTTTCCATACACAACCCGCCTTCTTAAGGGAGAGCAGCTGTCGTGTCGGCCGCTCTCCCTCTGTATTTGAATAATTATCAGACTCCCGCGATCATTGAGAGTATTTTTGCTACAGTAAGACCGCCAAATGTTCCAAGGACATACCCCATCAAAGCCATCAGAACTCCAACGGGGACAAGTGTCTCTTTGTAAGCTGCGGCAATTATAGGTGCAGCTGCTACAGCGCCTATGTTTGCAAGGCTTGCCACTGCACATGTAAAGAGGTCCAGCTTGAACAGTTTGGCAAGCAGAGCCATTAAGGCTGCATGGATCGCAAGTATCACAAATCCGGCAAAGAGATAGTATGGAGCATCTGTAAGTTCTTTGAACGAGGCTCTGGAAGCTATCAGGCATATTATTACATAAAGCATCGTCATAGAAACAGGTGAGGATCCCGGGACTTTGCCAAGAGGAGTAAGGGCACATATAACACCAGCGACGGTGGCAAGTACTATCGTAACAGTGTTAGCAGAATAGAAATCGCTCTTTCCGAATGTTTCGGCAAGCATAGGGGATAATATTGAGGCAAGCCAGCTTGAAAGCGCCGAAACGAGAATGCCGGCTCCGATAAGTAGACATAGGTCACTCGTTTCCATTTTTGTTCTCGCATTATCGTCGCCCTGTGACAAGGTTTCGCCTATTGAATCGATAAGGGTAGTGTCGCTCTTCGTCCAGCGGTTGAAAATATAGGCATAGGGAACCGTCGCAAGCAGCATTATTACCCAGATAGAGTAATTTACATTGTCTACAAGCAACGTGTAACCCATGGCTGAATCGTTGATGCCAAGCGCCCCCTGAATGGCGACCATGTTTGCTGTTCCCCCGATCCAGCTGCCCGCAAGTGCTCCCCATGTCTTCCAGGCTTCGGGAGGAAAACCATTCTTCATAAGGGCAAACATTACTACGAACCCAACCATGATGGTAAAGGTTGCACAGAAAAATCCGAGAAGCATTCTTGGTCCAAGCTTGAGGATCTTCCTTATGTCACAGCGCAGGAGCATTATAAAGATCATGGCGGGTATGAGGTTGCCCCTTACAGCTCTGTAAGTTGCCTTGATCGAATCATTGTTCTCCCAAAGGTCAAAAGTAGCAAATAGCATGCACATAACGTAAAGGATGACGGGTGTTGGCACATATTTGAAGAAAGTGGTATCTTTGTACTTCCGCTCGAGGGAAGATACGATACCGGCAAAACATACAAGGAATGCCAGATATGCAAAGCCATTGGTTATCATATAAAAAACCTCCTCATAATAATATATTTATTCCTATTAAATAACAAAAAATTAATCACTAATTGAACCACTGCAGACCGGGAATTTCCTCTACTCCAAATCCCGGATCTTCGGTCAGCAGGATCCTCGGACCGCCGTCAAAGATCGGACCGCCCTTGACCGGATCTGTACTGCATAAGACCGGACCGTCCAGATCGACCCTGGTTATACAGCTGTAAGCAGAAGCCAGATGGACAGCAGCGGCGCAGGAGACCTTGCCTTCGAGCATACAGCCTATCATTACCTCTGCTCCCATAGCCTGTGAGAGTGCGATGATCTGTCGTGCGTTCCTTATTCCTCCGCACTTCATAAGCTTGATGTTGACCATATCCGCTGCACGGCGCCTAAGTATCTCCATTGCGTCACGCGCCGACCAGCAGCTTTCGTCAGCTGCGACAGGCACCGGAGAATTTGCTGTTACATGCGCAAGCCCATCCAGGTCGCCGGCCTTTACGGGCTGCTCAACAAGCTCAAGGTCAAAACCGGCATCCTGCATCCGGTTAAGGATCCTTACTGCCTCATTTGGCTTCCAGCCCTGATTGGCATCGATCCTGATCTTTACTCCGCTGCCAACCGCATCGCGTATCGCCTTCAGACGCAGAAAATCGATCTCTGGGTCAATTCCTACTTTTGTTTTTATGATCCTGAAACCGTCCTTAAACGCTCTCCTGGAGTCCTCAGCCATTTCTTCAGGGCTGTTGACGCTTATTGTGACATCTGTTTCAACTGCTTTTCCACTTCCCCCGAAAAGCCTCCATACAGGCTGTTTCACAGACCTCGCCCAGATGTCATGGAGTGCGATGTCGATCGAAGCTTTGGCACTGGTGTTCCTTATCAGGGAAGCGTCAAGGATGTCAAGGCACTGCTCCAGGTCGGATGCGTCGATTCCCGTCATTACAGGTCTTATCATTTCATCTATTGCGCCCCTGATCGATCCGACAGTATCTCCTGTCACTTTTCCAGTTGGGGGTGCCGAACCCCATCCGGAAATTCCGCAATCAGTATCTATCCTTACTATCACATCGGTCATTTCATCGACTGTCCTGACCGCAGTTTTAAAGGGTACTTTGAGCGGAGTTCTGAGAACTCCGGTCTTTATACCGGTTATTTTCATAATTCCTCACCTCTTTTCCTGCATGGATCTTTCTTAAAAAAAGATGTTTCCATCATCAATCCCCCTCTTTCTTCTTTTTTAGGTTTCAGTGTTGATAATTCACAGCAGCTGGTCCAATGTGCTGCAGCAGATAGAAACAAAAAAGCACCTCTCGGCATCTGATAAACAGATGTCCAAAAGGTGCTGGATCTTCTCCCCATTGCTGTAAACGTATAGCTTACAGGCGGGTGGACAAGGCAGCTATTCCGTTATTATTATTCCTTTGTTCCACGATCTGTACTTTT from Synergistetes bacterium HGW-Synergistetes-1 encodes the following:
- a CDS encoding dipeptide epimerase; its protein translation is MKITGIKTGVLRTPLKVPFKTAVRTVDEMTDVIVRIDTDCGISGWGSAPPTGKVTGDTVGSIRGAIDEMIRPVMTGIDASDLEQCLDILDASLIRNTSAKASIDIALHDIWARSVKQPVWRLFGGSGKAVETDVTISVNSPEEMAEDSRRAFKDGFRIIKTKVGIDPEIDFLRLKAIRDAVGSGVKIRIDANQGWKPNEAVRILNRMQDAGFDLELVEQPVKAGDLDGLAHVTANSPVPVAADESCWSARDAMEILRRRAADMVNIKLMKCGGIRNARQIIALSQAMGAEVMIGCMLEGKVSCAAAVHLASAYSCITRVDLDGPVLCSTDPVKGGPIFDGGPRILLTEDPGFGVEEIPGLQWFN
- a CDS encoding dipeptidase PepV, which gives rise to MENLMHKIIDDDFEDLLKDLQSSLMIRSVYDESLVSVEHPFGPEISEALEGFLKCAEKLGFMTANISNYAGYAEMGSGEKLVGILAHLDVVPEGETAAWSVPPYSGKVVEGRLYGRGSLDDKGPAFSVLYAMKALRDSGFKLECRIRLIVGLDEESGGRCIARYLETEEIPGSSFSPDANFPLINAEKGIFHCWMEKKFSNTGKGSAPRILSIKGGERYNVVPDSAEAVFDGLFEENIIRKLRSAEGVIIGGTDGKTIIRAKGVSAHAMSPELGTNAVELLLKALSSFDWEPRELSDFVRQAAESFKDTDGAGLGLARKDEVSGSLTFNTAMIKLDNGVCRLSFDLRYPVTLSGAELAEDFKKSAEKLGAKFFVDRDKKPLFVDPSSPLIKKLLEAYKKVTGSTAEPLSIGGGTYCRYLPNSVSFGPVFPGEPDVIHQPDEHVTLENLRKITHIYAEAIMLLAV